The following coding sequences lie in one Pectobacterium sp. A5351 genomic window:
- the anmK gene encoding anhydro-N-acetylmuramic acid kinase, translated as MRSGRYIGVMSGTSLDGVDVVLAAIDEHTVAQQASYCHPIPQDIKMAILGMCQGQAVTLSALGKLDTRLGILFADAVLALLKETELGAQDITAIGCHGQTVWHEPTGDAPCTLQIGDNNRIAALTGITTVGDFRRRDVAYGGQGAPLVPSFHHALLLHPVERRIVLNVGGIANLSLLVPGAPVRGYDTGPGNMLLDAWIWRHCAQPYDKDAVWAMSGQANPLLLRRMLTDPYFALRAPKSTGREYFNLSWLERMLAGLPPMAPQDVQATLAELTAMSIAEQVLLVGGCERLLVCGGGARNPLIMARLSALLPGIEVSTTDECGVSGDDMEALAFAWLASRTLSGLPGNLPSVTGASQETVLGAIYPANAD; from the coding sequence ATGAGATCAGGCAGATATATTGGCGTAATGTCCGGCACCAGCCTGGATGGTGTGGATGTTGTGCTCGCCGCGATTGACGAACATACGGTTGCTCAGCAGGCCAGCTACTGCCACCCGATACCGCAGGACATCAAAATGGCCATCCTGGGGATGTGCCAGGGGCAGGCGGTAACGCTGTCGGCGCTGGGAAAGTTGGATACGCGTCTGGGTATCTTGTTTGCCGACGCTGTACTGGCGCTGCTTAAAGAGACGGAATTGGGGGCTCAGGATATTACGGCGATTGGTTGCCACGGGCAGACGGTCTGGCATGAGCCCACAGGCGACGCGCCCTGCACGTTGCAGATCGGCGATAATAATCGCATAGCCGCATTGACGGGCATTACGACCGTAGGGGATTTTCGCCGCCGTGATGTGGCTTATGGCGGGCAAGGCGCACCGCTGGTGCCATCGTTCCATCATGCGTTGCTGTTACATCCTGTCGAACGGCGTATCGTGCTCAATGTTGGGGGTATCGCCAACCTGTCGCTGTTGGTACCGGGGGCGCCCGTACGCGGTTACGATACGGGGCCTGGAAATATGTTGCTGGATGCCTGGATATGGCGGCACTGCGCACAACCGTACGATAAAGATGCTGTGTGGGCGATGAGCGGGCAGGCTAACCCGCTATTGCTTCGTCGGATGTTGACCGATCCTTATTTTGCGTTACGGGCGCCCAAAAGCACCGGACGTGAGTATTTCAACCTGAGCTGGTTGGAAAGAATGCTGGCTGGGCTGCCGCCGATGGCACCGCAGGATGTTCAGGCAACGCTGGCTGAATTAACCGCGATGAGCATCGCCGAACAGGTGCTGCTGGTTGGTGGATGCGAGCGTTTACTGGTTTGTGGCGGTGGGGCGCGTAATCCACTCATCATGGCGCGTCTCTCGGCGCTGCTGCCGGGCATTGAAGTCAGCACGACGGATGAATGTGGCGTGAGCGGTGATGATATGGAAGCGTTGGCATTTGCCTGGTTGGCATCACGCACGCTGTCGGGACTGCCGGGCAATCTGCCGTCCGTAACGGGAGCAAGTCAGGAAACCGTGTTAGGCGCGATTTATCCGGCCAACGCGGATTAA
- a CDS encoding MliC family protein yields the protein MKRLLTGTALILLSGCSYFGHKQTVETLHYQCGTMPLTVTLQQGGEAPSQVSFLLDGERLTLPQVVSASGVRYSNDTYTFWSKGDRAFIQRGERVIVDDCVLAPL from the coding sequence ATGAAACGATTGCTGACGGGGACAGCGCTGATTCTGCTGAGCGGATGCAGCTATTTTGGCCATAAACAAACGGTGGAAACGCTGCATTATCAATGCGGCACGATGCCGCTGACGGTGACGCTACAGCAGGGCGGCGAAGCGCCTTCGCAGGTGAGTTTCCTGTTGGACGGCGAACGTCTGACTCTCCCTCAGGTGGTATCCGCTTCTGGCGTTCGATACAGCAATGACACCTACACATTCTGGAGCAAAGGCGATCGCGCATTTATCCAACGTGGTGAACGGGTTATCGTAGACGACTGCGTGTTGGCACCGCTGTAA
- the pdxH gene encoding pyridoxamine 5'-phosphate oxidase has product MTQERFRSDSTPLQPADIADIRREYTRGGLRRSDLPANPLDLFERWLKQACDAKLADPTAMSVATVDEHGQPYQRIVLLKHYDEKGMVFYTNMGSRKAHHLENNPRISLLFPWHILERQVMVLGRVEKLPTLDVLKYFHSRPKDSQIGAWVSKQSSRISARGVLESKFLELKQKFQNGEVPLPSFWGGFRVVIDSVEFWQGGEHRLHDRFFYQRQGEGWQIDRLAP; this is encoded by the coding sequence ATGACTCAGGAACGTTTCCGCTCTGATAGTACTCCTCTTCAACCCGCCGATATCGCCGACATCCGCCGTGAATACACGCGTGGCGGGCTTCGCCGTAGCGATCTTCCCGCTAACCCGCTGGATTTATTCGAACGCTGGCTGAAGCAGGCCTGCGACGCGAAGCTGGCCGATCCTACCGCAATGTCCGTCGCGACCGTGGATGAGCATGGGCAGCCTTATCAGCGTATCGTTCTGCTGAAACACTATGATGAGAAAGGCATGGTGTTTTATACCAATATGGGCAGCCGCAAAGCTCATCATCTGGAAAACAATCCACGCATTAGCCTGTTGTTCCCTTGGCATATCCTGGAGCGACAGGTGATGGTGCTGGGGCGGGTGGAGAAACTCCCCACGCTTGACGTGCTGAAATATTTCCACAGCCGCCCGAAAGACAGCCAGATTGGCGCGTGGGTATCTAAGCAGTCCAGCCGGATTTCAGCGCGCGGCGTGCTGGAAAGCAAATTTTTGGAATTGAAGCAAAAATTCCAGAATGGCGAGGTGCCTTTACCGAGCTTCTGGGGGGGCTTCCGCGTCGTGATCGATTCTGTGGAGTTTTGGCAGGGCGGTGAGCACCGCTTGCACGATCGATTTTTCTATCAGCGACAGGGAGAAGGCTGGCAGATTGATCGTTTAGCGCCTTAA
- the tyrS gene encoding tyrosine--tRNA ligase, whose product MASSNLIKQLQERGLIAQVTDEGALAERLAQGPIALYCGFDPTADSLHLGHLVPLLCLKRFQLAGHKPVALVGGATGLIGDPSFKATERKLNTADTVGEWVEKIRRQVSPFLDFDCGKNSAIAANNYDWFGSMNVLDFLRDIGKHFSVNQMINKEAVKQRLNRDDVGISFTEFSYNLLQGYDFASLNKQHDVELQIGGSDQWGNITSGIDLTRRMNQKQVYGLTVPLITKSDGTKFGKTEGGAIWLDASKTSPYKFYQFWINTADADVYRFLKFFTFMSLEDIDALEEEDKNSGKAPRAQYVLAEEVTRMVHGEAGLEAARRITQSLFSGALQDMTQDDFAQLAQDGMPIIELENGADLQQALVSAELVPSRGQARTMISSNAVTINGEKQADPEYTFNASDRLFDRYTLLRRGKKHYCLICWKA is encoded by the coding sequence ATGGCGAGTAGTAACCTGATTAAACAATTGCAAGAGCGGGGCTTGATTGCCCAGGTGACGGATGAGGGTGCGTTAGCAGAGCGGCTGGCGCAAGGGCCAATTGCACTGTATTGCGGCTTCGATCCCACCGCTGACAGCTTGCATTTGGGGCATCTGGTGCCGCTGCTCTGCCTGAAACGCTTTCAGTTGGCCGGGCACAAACCGGTGGCACTGGTAGGCGGCGCCACGGGGCTGATCGGTGACCCCAGCTTTAAAGCCACAGAGCGCAAGCTGAACACGGCTGACACCGTAGGGGAATGGGTAGAGAAAATCCGTCGTCAGGTGTCTCCATTCCTGGATTTCGACTGCGGCAAAAACAGCGCCATTGCGGCCAATAACTACGATTGGTTCGGCAGTATGAACGTGCTGGATTTCCTGCGTGATATCGGCAAACATTTCTCCGTTAATCAGATGATTAACAAAGAAGCCGTTAAACAGCGCTTAAACCGTGATGACGTTGGTATTTCTTTCACCGAGTTTTCTTACAACCTGCTGCAGGGCTATGACTTTGCCTCGCTGAACAAACAGCATGACGTTGAACTGCAAATCGGTGGTTCTGACCAGTGGGGCAACATCACCTCCGGTATTGATTTGACGCGCCGTATGAACCAAAAACAGGTTTACGGTTTGACTGTGCCGCTGATCACCAAATCTGATGGGACGAAATTCGGTAAAACGGAAGGCGGCGCGATCTGGCTTGATGCCAGCAAGACCAGCCCTTACAAATTCTACCAGTTCTGGATCAACACGGCGGATGCCGATGTGTACCGCTTCCTGAAATTCTTCACGTTCATGAGTCTTGAAGACATCGATGCGCTGGAAGAAGAAGATAAAAATAGCGGTAAGGCTCCGCGCGCGCAGTACGTGTTGGCGGAAGAAGTGACCCGTATGGTGCATGGCGAAGCGGGTCTGGAAGCGGCTCGTCGTATTACACAAAGCCTGTTCTCTGGCGCATTGCAGGATATGACGCAGGACGATTTTGCCCAACTGGCTCAGGATGGTATGCCGATTATCGAACTGGAAAACGGCGCTGATTTGCAACAGGCGTTGGTGAGTGCCGAGTTGGTACCGTCCCGCGGTCAGGCCCGTACGATGATCTCCTCGAATGCGGTAACGATTAATGGCGAAAAACAGGCCGATCCTGAATACACCTTTAATGCTTCCGATCGTCTGTTTGATCGTTACACTTTGCTGCGTCGTGGTAAAAAGCACTACTGCTTGATCTGCTGGAAAGCATAA
- the pdxY gene encoding pyridoxal kinase PdxY: MKNILSIQSHVVFGHAGNSAAEFPMRRMGANVWPLNTVQFSNHTQYGHWTGCVMPASHLTEVVQGIANIDKLKTCNAVLSGYIGSAEQGEHILGIVRQVKAANPDALYFCDPVMGTPEKGCIVAPGVSGFHCQQSLLAADIIAPNLPELELLGGRTVHNVAEAVETARALCEKGPKIVLVKHLSRAAAREDSFEMLLVTPTDAWHISRPLVEFERQPVGVGDLTSGLLLVNLLKGVALDKALEHTTAAVYEVMLVTKEMNEYELQLVAAQDGIANPRHHFQAIRLS; the protein is encoded by the coding sequence ATGAAAAATATACTTTCCATCCAATCCCATGTCGTTTTTGGTCATGCTGGTAACAGCGCGGCAGAGTTTCCAATGCGCCGTATGGGCGCAAACGTTTGGCCGTTGAATACGGTGCAATTCTCGAACCATACCCAATACGGCCACTGGACGGGGTGTGTAATGCCTGCGAGTCACCTGACCGAAGTGGTGCAGGGGATTGCGAATATAGACAAGCTGAAAACCTGTAATGCCGTGCTGAGTGGTTATATCGGTTCGGCGGAACAAGGGGAACATATCCTGGGGATTGTCCGTCAGGTAAAAGCCGCCAATCCTGATGCGCTATATTTCTGCGATCCGGTGATGGGGACGCCAGAGAAAGGCTGCATCGTCGCGCCCGGCGTATCTGGGTTTCACTGTCAGCAGTCGCTGCTTGCGGCCGATATTATTGCGCCGAATCTGCCTGAACTGGAACTGCTCGGTGGCCGCACTGTACATAACGTGGCGGAGGCCGTGGAAACCGCGCGCGCGCTGTGTGAAAAAGGGCCAAAAATTGTTCTGGTCAAACACCTTAGCCGAGCGGCTGCGCGTGAAGACAGCTTCGAAATGCTGCTGGTCACGCCGACGGATGCCTGGCATATCAGCCGTCCGTTGGTGGAATTTGAACGTCAGCCTGTCGGCGTGGGCGATTTAACCAGTGGCTTGCTACTGGTTAACTTGCTGAAGGGCGTGGCGTTGGATAAAGCGCTGGAGCACACCACGGCGGCTGTCTATGAAGTCATGCTGGTGACGAAAGAGATGAATGAATATGAGCTGCAACTGGTCGCTGCTCAGGATGGGATTGCTAATCCGCGTCATCATTTCCAGGCGATTCGCCTGTCGTAA
- the gstA gene encoding glutathione transferase GstA encodes MKLFYKAESSSLFTHIVLIESKLEFKLEKVNLRTKKTERGTDYTFINPKGMVPALELDDGSILTEGVAIAEYIADLVPHCNLIAPTGSMARYHTLEWLNYISAELHKTFTPLFRPGTPETYKELLMEYLQVKFRYINLVLSEQNYLVANRFSIADAYLFTVMRWAQSLKLDMFRYPALAAYLDHIAERPSVVTALKVERLKG; translated from the coding sequence ATGAAACTGTTTTATAAAGCTGAAAGCAGTTCTCTATTTACACACATCGTTTTGATCGAATCCAAACTGGAATTCAAGCTGGAGAAAGTCAACCTGCGCACGAAAAAGACAGAGCGTGGAACCGACTATACGTTCATCAACCCGAAAGGAATGGTGCCAGCGCTAGAACTGGATGATGGTTCTATCCTGACTGAAGGTGTCGCGATCGCCGAGTACATTGCCGACCTGGTTCCACATTGTAACCTTATCGCCCCTACCGGCAGCATGGCTCGCTACCATACCCTCGAATGGCTGAATTACATTTCTGCAGAGCTCCACAAAACGTTTACGCCGCTCTTCCGTCCTGGCACACCGGAAACCTATAAAGAGCTGCTGATGGAATATTTGCAGGTCAAATTCCGTTATATCAATCTGGTGTTAAGTGAACAAAACTATCTGGTCGCTAACCGTTTTAGTATCGCCGATGCGTATCTGTTTACCGTGATGCGCTGGGCACAGTCGCTAAAACTGGATATGTTCCGCTACCCTGCGCTGGCGGCTTACCTCGACCATATTGCCGAACGCCCTTCGGTCGTGACCGCGCTTAAGGTTGAAAGGTTGAAAGGTTGA